A genomic segment from Oncorhynchus clarkii lewisi isolate Uvic-CL-2024 chromosome 14, UVic_Ocla_1.0, whole genome shotgun sequence encodes:
- the LOC139366146 gene encoding lysine-specific demethylase 3B-like isoform X2 — protein MGDSLELIGKRLLLLLNDGRSAAGSEVEQAAWTRDWLRGTVRAVSVIGLASPGVEVSGGEATTTTAAAAGLTVFVEFEDCAWRRRSWVQVYGEEVRAVLVESSIVWANRSSDPNQNHPAAGGAPGTAWPALAFRSLVDRVGLGSLVPVEFFGNRTLDFLPDGNSLQSFEVEKDVGHSLLLEQPSLQAAVSSWHSDFELQEILRKGSYTIQGRRVQVYQCEFDEHWALGLVSRHDPNSHIMEITMDQGEETQVVDPRVMHVILAEDHFDENGRNARRRKESDGVKGESGRRRRTSSEGEEDVTLKRFKGAGEGAAAGQNGSGSTKGMVTWGEEVATGGEDGVGGGGRVNSTINNNSSSSEVTQGHATPNSISSHMDQSKAPPRYPKENGRSLSTQDRQGSADSTTTVTPTPPPLKPAPSPFSNTSFPSLGQMPSLVPGAPASKPSPVALTTESEEPSQSTYPKTAALVSPGPVTISSPSQGSAPSVALAAPLCFSPKLTAWTGPPNQTEGSKPILAAAGFRLPQSKPAGASVFGEVSSQTNGSSNTASVSQDTPGPFGFSFRGAKNNEAQPQQQDQNLFFQCMSQKTGQNAGGSNQNQTSGLGQSQAKDTNYFTAVSESLSKEPPSLFKPSASTEGLKKTVLAPASTGLFGSATAHLKEQSKVPETQPAGNGVLNKPFGGDKLSSSFSGGSGGMRSSVLGMAAIGTHLAPASGSLGGANRSGTNGGAVGGFSTKTESHQNLFLQGSKEPSNPFLAYGEKLSHSPFSGKPSPLEPETLGPATASESKPNLFTMSEPPKGILSSPFASLSGAAASSSSSPAPGPAFIQRPQSDVPSKPREGASTGEQGSSAEGGSLDDRPSSTSGYPMFGSAVPGGSGEDAPMPFDQGQAQKFALEERGQVSKRDSDSSDNSDLSDLSETEEGLERGQVPGGLPGPVKEGAMLLQKGKGPGVAKSRPRNKPFKVGQSVLKDVTKVRRLKQSGESFLQDGSCINVAPHLHKCRECRMERYRKYREQEPDDDDPNVACRFFHFRRLAFTRKGILRVEGFLSPQQSDAMAMGLWLPSPSVQEGLDLDTSKYILANVGDQFCQLVMSEKEAMMMVEPHQKVAWKRAVRGVREMCDVCETTLFNIHWVCRKCGFGVCLDCYRQRRNRPLEEVDEGPDDEVFSWLKCVKGQRHEPQSLMPTQIIPGTALYNIGDMVHSARGKWGIKANCPCTSRHHRPLVRHSAPNGISQSAVSSSIGSSGSGPITGGGGPAGSTTPKPEGGETTVVKTQPTSSTMSSEAAGGGVDTNSTNSTSAPPNTAQTTTPKDPRPSTGEGNSTALHWLADLATQKAKVEDTKDSGLLRSAIGRDTRSPFGLDSFSALSKPSSSSSSSSSPKLFNSLLLGSSNTQPKPEGSSLRDLLNSGPGRLPQAPGDTGIPFPSVFSTSAAGDKMKGSLPNFLDHIIASVVETKKAEGRRTGEGGSELGGVGRRDGVMGLSVLDPHTSHSWLCDGRLLCLQDPSNTNNWKIFRECWKQGQPVLVSGIHKRLKGGLWRPEAFSEEFGDQDVDLVNCRNCAIISDVKVRDFWDGFQVISKRLKGSDGQPMVLKLKDWPPGEDFRDMMPTRFDDLMENLPLPEYTKRDGRLNLASRLPNFFVRPDLGPKMYNAYGLIETEDRSVGTTNLHLDVSDAVNVMVYVGIPEGEGEHVKETDIAGCKEVMSTIEEGDVDEMTKRRVYEAKEKPGALWHIYAAKDAEKIRELLRKVGEEQGQENPPDHDPIHDQSWYLDGVLRRRLYEEYGVQGWAIVQFLGDAVFIPAGAPHQVHNLYSCIKVAEDFVSPEHVKHCFRLTQEFRHLSTTHSNHEDKLQVKNIIYHAVKDAVGTLRAHEPKLARS, from the exons CGCAGCAGCGACCCCAACCAGAACCACCCTGCAGCTGGAGGAGCCCCTGGGACAGCCTGGCCTGCCCTG GCGTTCCGGTCTCTAGTGGACCGTGTGGGTTTGGGTTCCCTGGTCCCTGTGGAATTCTTCGGGAACCGAACCCTCGACTTCCTCCCTGACGGGAATTCACTCCAGAGCTTTGAG GTAGAGAAAGACGTGGGACACTCTCTCCTGCTGGAGCAGCCATCTCTGCAGGCTGCGGTGTCCAGCTGGCACAGTGACTTTGAGCTGCAGGAGATCCTCAGGAAGG GCTCCTACACAATCCAGGGCAGGAGGGTTCAGGTTTACCAGTGTGAGTTTGACGAGCACTGGGCCCTGGGCCTGGTCTCTCGGCACGACCCCAACTCGCACATCATGGAGATCACCAtggaccag ggagaggagacccaggtgGTGGATCCTCGGGTAATGCACGTAATACTAGCTGAAGATCACTTTGATGAG AACGGGAGGAATGCTCGGCGGAGGAAGGAGAGCGATGGCGTGAAGGGCGAGAGCGGCCGTAGACGGAGGACATCGTCGGAAGGCGAGGAGGACGTGACTCTGAAGCGTTTTAAGGGGGCGGGAGAGGGAGCAGCGGCGGGACAGAACGGGAGCGGCTCCACCAAGGGGATGGTGACGTGGGGTGAGGAGGTAGCAACCGGAGGAGAAGACGGAGTGGGTGGAGGAGGCAGAGtgaacagcactatcaacaataACAGCAGTTCCTCTGAAGTCACACAAGGTCACGCCACCCCGAACAGCATTTCCTCCCACATGGACCAATCAAAAGCTCCGCCGCGGTACCCCAAGGAAAACGGGCGCTCCCTCTCCACACAGGACAGACAGGGGTCTGCTGACTCGACCACTACAgtcacccccaccccaccccccctcaAACCAGCCCCCTCCCCATTCTCCAACACTTCCTTCCCCTCTCTGGGCCAGATGCCCAGCCTGGTCCCTGGAGCTCCGGCCTCCAAGCCTTCCCCAGTAGCCCTGACCACAGAGAGCGAGGAGCCATCCCAGTCTACCTACCCCAAGACGGCTGCCCTTGTGTCCCCCGGCCCGGTGACCATCTCGTCCCCATCGCAGGGCAGTGCCCCCAGCGTGGCCCTCGCTGCCCCCCTGTGCTTCAGCCCCAAACTAACCGCCTGGACAGGACCACCCAACCAGACGGAG GGCTCTAAGCCCATCCTGGCTGCGGCTGGGTTCCGGCTGCCTCAGTCCAAGCCTGCTGGTGCTTCTGTGTTCGGAGAGGTAAGCTCCCAGACCAACGGTTCCTCCAACACAGCGTCAGTCTCCCAGGACACCCCTGGACCCTTCGGCTTTTCCTTCAGAGGCGCCAAGAACAACGAAGCCCAACCGCAGCAGCAAGACCAGAACTTATTCTTCCAGTGTATGAGTCAGAAGACTGGCCAGAACGCTGGTGGTTCTAATCAGAACCAGACTTCAGGCCTGGGTCAGAGCCAGGCTAAAGACACCAACTACTTCACAGCAGTGTCAGAGAGCTTGAGTAAGGAGCCTCCTAGCCTGTTCAAGCCCTCCGCCTCCACAGAGGGACTCAAAAAGACTGTTCTAGCCCCCGCTTCAACTGGCCTGTTTGGCTCGGCTACAGCTCATCTCAAAGAGCAGTCCAAAGTGCCTGAGACCCAGCCGGCAGGCAACGGAGTGCTCAACAAGCCTTTCGGAGGGGACAAGCTCTCGTCTTCTTTCAGCGGCGGCTCTGGGGGGATGAGGAGCTCTGTTCTGGGAATGGCTGCGATCGGCACCCACCTGGCTCCGGCTTCTGGATCTCTGGGTGGTGCTAACAGGAGTGGCACTAACGGTGGCGCGGTGGGTGGCTTCAGCACCAAGACAGAAAGCCACCAGAACCTGTTCCTCCAGGGCTCCAAGGAGCCTTCCAACCCCTTCCTGGCCTATGGGGAGAAGCTCTCCCACAGTCCCTTCAGTGGCAAACCATCCCCTCTGGAGCCTGAGACCCTGGGCCCTGCCACTGCCTCGGAGAGCAAACCCAACCTATTTACAATGTCCGAGCCGCCCAAGGGCATCCTGTCTTCCCCCTTCGCCTCCCTCTCAGGCGCtgctgcctccagttcttcctcCCCAGCCCCAGGACCTGCCTTCATACAGaggccccagtctgatgtccccTCCAAGCCCAGGGAGGGCGCCTCCACAGGGGAACAGGGCTCCTCAGCTGAGGGTGGGTCTCTGGATGACCGGCCCAGCTCCACCTCGGGCTACCCCATGTTTGGGAGCGCTGTCCCTGGGGGGAGTGGTGAGGATGCGCCCATGCCATTTGATCAGGGCCAGGCCCAGAAGTTTGCCCTGGAGGAGCGAGGCCAGGTATCTAAACGTGACTCTGACTCCAGCGATAACAGCGACCTGTCAGACCTGAGTGAGACTGAggaggggctggagagagggcAGGTCCCTGGGGGCCTCCCAGGGCCTGTCAAGGAGGGAGCCATGCTACTGCAGAAGGGTAAAGGCCCCGGGGTAGCCAAGAGCCGGCCACGCAACAAGCCCTTCAAAG TGGGCCAGTCAGTGCTGAAGGATGTGACTAAGGTGCGTCGTCTGAAGCAATCAGGAGAGTCGTTCCTGCAGGACGGCTCCTGTATCAACGTGGCGCCCCACCTCCACAAGTGTCGCGAGTGTCGCATGGAGCGCTACAGGAAGTACCGGGAGCAGGAGCCTGACGACGACGACCCCAACGTGGCCTGCCGCTTCTTCCACTTTCGCAG GCTGGCGTTCACGCGTAAGGGTATCCTGCGTGTGGAGGGCTTCCTGAGCCCCCAGCAAAGCGATGCCATGGCCATGGGACTGTGGCTTCCCTCGCCGTCCGTACAGGAGGGCTTGGACCTGGACACCTCAAAGTACATCCTGGCCAACGTGGGAGACCAGTTCTGTCAGCTCGTCATGTCTGAGAAGGAGGCCATGATGATGGTCGAGCCTCACC AGAAAGTGGCGTGGAAGCGGGCGGTGCGCGGAGTCAGggagatgtgtgatgtgtgtgagaCCACTCTCTTCAACATCCACTGGGTCTGCAGGAAGTGTGGCTTCGGAGTGTGTCTGGACTGCTACCGGCAACGGAGGAACCGCCCTCTGGAGG AGGTGGACGAGGGGCCTGATGACGAGGTGTTCTCCTGGTTGAAGTGTGTCAAAGGCCAGAGACACGAGCCCCAGAGCCTCATGCCCACACAGATCATACCTGGAACAG ctctcTATAACATAGGGGATATGGTGCACTCAGCCCGGGGCAAATGGGGCATCAAGGCAAACTGCCCCTGCACCAGCCGGCACCACAGGCCCCTAGTGCGCCATAGTGCCCCCAACGGCATCTCACAG TCTGCAGTGTCCTCCAGCATAGGGAGCAGTGGTAGTGGACCAATCACAGGTGGTGGGGGGCCAGCGGGTTCAACCACTCCTAAACCCGAGGGGGGGGAGACAACAGTGGTCAAAACACAGCCTACATCCAGCACAATGTCATCCGAGGCGGCAGGAGGAGGGGTTGATACTAACTCCACCAACAGTACCAGTGCCCCCCCTAACACTGCCCAGACCACCACCCCCAAGGACCCCCGCCCTTCCACAGGTGAGGGCAACTCCACCGCCCTGCACTGGCTGGCAGACCTGGCCACTCAGAAAGCCAAGGTGGAGGACACTAAAG ACTCTGGGTTGCTGCGCTCGGCGATTGGCCGGGACACGCGTTCTCCCTTCGGCCTTGACTCGTTCAGCGCCCTGTCCAAGCcttcgtcctcctcctcttcctcctccagtcCTAAACTGTTCAACAGCCTGCTGCTGGGCTCCAGCAACACCCAGCCCAAACCAGAGGGCTCCAGCCTCCGAGACCTGCTCAACTCTGGCCCCGGGAGGCTCCCCCAGGCCCCCGGAGACACTGGAATACCCTTCCCCTCAGTCTTCTCCACCTCAGCCGCT gggGACAAGATGAAGGGCAGCCTGCCTAACTTCCTGGACCATATCATCGCCTCGGTGGTGGAGACCAAGAAGGCGGAGGGCCGTCGTACGGGCGAGGGGGGCAGCGAGCTGGGCGGGGTGGGCCGCAGGGACGGGGTGATGGGCCTCAGCGTGCTGGACCCCCACACCTCCCACTCCTGGCTCTGTGACGGACGCCTGCTCTGCTTGCAGGATCCCTCCAACACCAACAACTGGAAGATCTTCAGAGAGTGCTGGAAACAGGGCCAG ccgGTGCTGGTGTCTGGTATCCATAAGCGTCTGAAGGGGGGTCTGTGGCGACCTGAGGCCTTCAGTGAGGAGTTTGGGGACCAGGATGTTGACCTGGTCAACTGTCGGAACTGTGCCATCATTTCTGACGTCAAGGTCCGTGACTTCTGGGACGGCTTCCAGGTCATCTCCA agcgTCTGAAGGGTAGTGATGGTCAGCCCATGGTTCTGAAGCTGAAGGACTGGCCTCCCGGAGAAGACTTCAGAGACATGATGCCTACACGCTTTGATGATCTGATGGAGAACCTGCCCCTCCCAGAGTACACGAAGCGAGACGGCCGTCTGAACCTGGCCTCCCGCCTGCCCAACTTCTTTGTCAGGCCAGACCTGGGGCCTAAGATGTACAATGCCTACG GTCTGATCGAGACCGAAGACCGGAGTGTTGGCACTACCAACCTGCATCTGGACGTGTCTGATGCCGTCAACGTCATGGTGTACGTGGGCATTCccgagggagagggggaacacGTCAAGG AGACGGATATCGCTGGATGTAAAG AGGTGATGAGCACCATCGAGGAGGGTGACGTAGACGAGATGACCAAGAGGAGGGTGTACGAGGCCAAGGAGAAGCCCGGGGCACTGTGGCACATCTACGCCGCCAAGGACGCTGAGAAGATCCGGGAGCTGCTCCGCAAG GTGGGTGAGGAGCAGGGCCAGGAGAACCCTCCGGACCACGACCCTATCCATGACCAGAGCTGGTACCTGGACGGGGTGCTGCGCAGGAGGCTGTACGAGGAGTACGGCGTGCAGGGCTGGGCCATCGTACAGTTCCTGGGAGATGCTGTCTTCATCCCCGCCGGGGCTCCCCACCAG GTGCATAACCTGTACAGTTGTATCAAGGTGGCAGAGGACTTTGTGTCCCCTGAGCATGTGAAGCACTGTTTCAGACTGACCCAGGAGTTCAGACACCTATCCACCACACACTCCAACCACGAGGACAAGCTGCAG GTGAAGAACATCATCTACCATGCCGTAAAGGACGCTGTGGGAACACTGAGGGCCCACGAACCCAAGCTAGCACGCTCTTAG